TCGGCCCACGCGCGGGAACTCACCCCGGAAGGCACGGTCTTCCTGTACGGACGCAAGGTCTGGGACCTGATGTCCGGCTTCTGGCCGCACGCCGAGCGGTACTCGCAGGACCCGCACGACCTGGCCTTCGCCCCGGTCTGGCGCAAGGCCCCCAAGGTGGTCGTCTCCCGCACCCTGCGCACGGCGGACCACCACACGCGGATCGTGTCCGAGAACGTCGCCGCCGACCTCACCGCCCTGAAGGACGCCGGGCACGACCTCGTCCTCTTCGGCGGCTCCGAACTCGCCGCCCACCTCACCGAGCACGGCGTCATCGACGAGTACCAGGTCGTCGTCCACCCCGTCCTCCTCGGCGGCGGCCGCCCGGCCTTCCTCCCGGCCGCCTCCCGCACCCCGCTCGCGCTGGCCGAGACCCGCACCTTCGACGGTCGGGCGGTCCTCCTCCGCCACACCGTCGGCGCCTGACGGCGGGTCGGCCGGGGGTGGCCGGCGGACGGACCGGCGTTGTCGGAGGGCCCTGGCAGGATCGGGAGCATGACCGATGTGACGGACCTCGTGTCGCGGGTGGCGGCCAGGGCGGAGGGCGACTCGGGGCCGTTGCCGCCGGGCATGAGCCCTGAGGACATCGCCGAGGCGGAGCGGCTGCTCGGCTTCCGGCTGCCGCCGCTGCTGGCGAAGCTGTACCAGGACGTGGCCGACGGCGGGTTCGGGCCGCCGGGCGGATTCCTTCCCCTGACGGGGGAGGGGCCGACCGTGCTGAGCACGTACGCGTCCGAGCGGCGGAGCTCGGCCCGGGACGCGATCCCGTACTGGCCCGAGGGGGTGCTGCCGGTCCTCGACTGGGGTTGCGGCATGTACGCGGCCGTCGACACCCGTACCGAGGAGGGCGCGGTGCTCCTCTACGAGCCGAACGCCGTGGACGACGACGGCGCCGCGGCCTGGTTCCTCGACGCCGGCAGCCTGGCCGCCTGGCTGGAGACCTGGCTCGCGGGGACGGGGTGGTACCGGGAGGACGCCGACGAGGACGACCTCCCGCTCGGCGGGCCGGTGCCGTGGGAGGAGGCCGCCGCCCGGATCGCGGAGCAGCCGGCGGGTCGTGAGGGCCCCGCTTGACCTTGACACGGTGGCAAGCCTTTGACTGCGGGGCGAGGAGGTGGTCCCGATGACCATGACACCGCAGGACACCGACGTCGTACGGCGGGCTCTCCGGGGGCTGGAGGACGCGCGGCCGTCGGCGCGGCTGCGGGCCGCGCTGGCGGTCGGCACGAACCCGGACCCCCGGTTCGTGGACGCGCTGGTCGAGCGGTGCGC
The Streptomyces roseofulvus genome window above contains:
- a CDS encoding dihydrofolate reductase family protein yields the protein MGKLIHFVHQSLDGFIEGPNGEFDWPAMGPELSAHARELTPEGTVFLYGRKVWDLMSGFWPHAERYSQDPHDLAFAPVWRKAPKVVVSRTLRTADHHTRIVSENVAADLTALKDAGHDLVLFGGSELAAHLTEHGVIDEYQVVVHPVLLGGGRPAFLPAASRTPLALAETRTFDGRAVLLRHTVGA
- a CDS encoding SMI1/KNR4 family protein — translated: MTDVTDLVSRVAARAEGDSGPLPPGMSPEDIAEAERLLGFRLPPLLAKLYQDVADGGFGPPGGFLPLTGEGPTVLSTYASERRSSARDAIPYWPEGVLPVLDWGCGMYAAVDTRTEEGAVLLYEPNAVDDDGAAAWFLDAGSLAAWLETWLAGTGWYREDADEDDLPLGGPVPWEEAAARIAEQPAGREGPA